The sequence CGCAAGATCCACGACAGCGCAGGCGTCCTCCAATGAATCCTTGGCCTGAGCCATTTTCTCGTGAAAAACAAAGAGATGGTCGGCGTTCTTTTGCGTTCTGGCGATTATGTCGTCAAAAACGAAATCCCGGAACTGTTTGTACTCTTCGTGGGAGAGATCCGAAATACGTGAGAAGAACGCGGACAGATGCTTGAGATAAATAAGACATCCCCGTTTGAGCAAATACGCGTCCTTGGCAATCTTCGCCAAAAGCGATCCCCTCGACTCGAAAACCGTAAGATCAATGGCCAGTTGCCTGGAGCTTACAGAGAAGAAGACCGGATAACTGAGTGGTCTGGCCTGGTCCATGATGAGGCCGACAATCTGTCCCTGGCCATCCTCATCGGGCTTTTGCCAGGCGGCCACACCTGAATAGAGAACCTTACCTTCAAGCTCGAAAGGCACATGAAGGTTGACTCTCTCCCCCTGGTGAATCCGTTCGCGACCCAACACCCAGCTGGGAATCGCGATTTTAACCCCTCCCGGGCTCACATCCTGGATAAGGTAGTCGAAAGGCTGGTAGTCCGTCCCCCTGGACCCGAAAAAGGGGAGGACGATGGATTCAATGGGGAGGCGGGCTTCCCGCCGAGGCTGGAGATCGCTCACGGGATGTTCGGGCAAGCGTTGTCGGATTGTTTTTCCATGGAAAGAACATTGTACTCACCATGCCTCTCGTACCGAACGCTGTCCATGATGTCGTGTATGATGGCCATCCCGCGCCCGCTGGTTGCCAACGGTTCCCGGGAGCGTTCCTGGTCGACGTTCAAGCCATCCTCAATGTGCGTTCCCCTGTCGCGAATGGTGAAACCGATCCGTCCTGGCCGCAAGGAGATGCCAAGCTCTATGGATTCTCCTTCGCGCTCCTTGAGAGAATGAATGATGGCGTTGTTGAGCGCTTCGCACACCGCCAGTTCGATCAATACCGCATCGTCTTGTATGAAGAGTTCGAACCCGCTTATAGCGCGCACGGAAAGGCCCACCAGGGCAACGTGTTTGAGTTGCGCCGGGATGGTGATGGTCAAGGTTCGGGCAATGTCCGCAGTCATGCTTTTCTCCCGGCAAGCGACTTGAGCGCCTCATCTCTGCTTTCGAAAATCCGGAAAACTCCCCGGTCCAGACGGGTGACAGAAAAAATCTTCCGTACGCTTTCGCGCAGGCCGAAGAGCGCCAGAGCCCCATCGCCTCCCAATGACTTCACGCACGAGATGAGCGAACCGAGACCGCTGCTGTCCATGAAATCCAAGCGCGTAAAATCTAAAAGAAACAGGCTGTTACCCTTGTTTATCAGATCGATCATTTTGCCCTTGAAAACAGGTGCTGTTGCAGCGTCCAGGCGCTGGCCGATCAGCTCGACCACCATTACCCCATCGATGAGTGATTCCCTGGTTTCCATGAATACACACCTTCTTGTTGCTCCAAGTGTTTTGACCGGAGAGGCCAGGACCACTTAGCTTGAACTGCTGGTTATTTGAGCCTTGAGCGCTTCAACGCCGCGAGAATGCTCGCCGTTCCCGAGTCTGTTTTCCCGTTCACCAATGTGGACATGGATGAGCCGGTTCCCGTCATAAGCCGCCAATCCACTTCCTTGTCCGCTTCGAACCAATTGAACGAGACCAGATTCCAGGCCTTGGCCGTATCAAGGGCATCATTCACCCAGACGGCCTTGTCGCCTCCTAAGGCGGCCGAGGCCGTCTCGAAGACCATCACGGGCTTGCCAGGAGCGAAGGAGACAAGTTCGAGACGGATTGGGCCGAAAATGTCCGCGAAGCTTCTGAACGTGCTTTCCCAGCCGTGCTTTTCCCTGGTCTGGGTTGTCCCCCAATTATAGCCGTCCATGCCCACCACATCGACCACATCGTCTCCTGGGTAGTACGCTTTGGCTTCATTCCAGCCGGCGTTGTCGCGCCTGGGGTGAGGCAGGGACTCCGCATTGGGGCAGAAGGCGAAAAACACGTTGTGTGCCCCTACCTCCCGGAATCTTTTCACCACATACCGGAACATCTCGCGGTAGCGGGCAGGACTCTGTGGCCCGTAGGATTCTTTTGGCCCTCCCCAATGGTAGCGCTCTAGGTTCATTTCGTGGGCGAAACGGATCATTAGGCTCTTTTGGTACTGCTTCGCGTTCTGAGCGAAACGGTCGATATACATGTCGTAGCGCCCGGAAAGGATGTCGCGGGCGTCGATGG is a genomic window of Desulfovibrio sp. containing:
- a CDS encoding PilZ domain-containing protein, which gives rise to MSDLQPRREARLPIESIVLPFFGSRGTDYQPFDYLIQDVSPGGVKIAIPSWVLGRERIHQGERVNLHVPFELEGKVLYSGVAAWQKPDEDGQGQIVGLIMDQARPLSYPVFFSVSSRQLAIDLTVFESRGSLLAKIAKDAYLLKRGCLIYLKHLSAFFSRISDLSHEEYKQFRDFVFDDIIARTQKNADHLFVFHEKMAQAKDSLEDACAVVDLAELRQAVEPEMYIELFKNVYTDSFAMQYLYAIKELENKLYISYNSLVLVYCSTL
- a CDS encoding ATP-binding protein; its protein translation is MTADIARTLTITIPAQLKHVALVGLSVRAISGFELFIQDDAVLIELAVCEALNNAIIHSLKEREGESIELGISLRPGRIGFTIRDRGTHIEDGLNVDQERSREPLATSGRGMAIIHDIMDSVRYERHGEYNVLSMEKQSDNACPNIP
- a CDS encoding STAS domain-containing protein is translated as METRESLIDGVMVVELIGQRLDAATAPVFKGKMIDLINKGNSLFLLDFTRLDFMDSSGLGSLISCVKSLGGDGALALFGLRESVRKIFSVTRLDRGVFRIFESRDEALKSLAGRKA
- a CDS encoding endoglucanase, which produces MIDLRARLVRTLAVVAIAAHIMIPSWALGEAKPSFGFVLDGYPIDSARLKVLRNQTGITPGMVTFFLQWPKNPDGSPFPLESVKAISQANALPCITWEPMFIEEDKEVAIDARDILSGRYDMYIDRFAQNAKQYQKSLMIRFAHEMNLERYHWGGPKESYGPQSPARYREMFRYVVKRFREVGAHNVFFAFCPNAESLPHPRRDNAGWNEAKAYYPGDDVVDVVGMDGYNWGTTQTREKHGWESTFRSFADIFGPIRLELVSFAPGKPVMVFETASAALGGDKAVWVNDALDTAKAWNLVSFNWFEADKEVDWRLMTGTGSSMSTLVNGKTDSGTASILAALKRSRLK